In a genomic window of Prochlorococcus marinus subsp. marinus str. CCMP1375:
- a CDS encoding SRPBCC family protein → MGQWLEHTVFSEITAPVEQVWQVWSDLEAMPLWMTWIESVKTIENETTTLPDLTEWTLAANGFRFKWQAKINERIDKQKLEWSSIGGLPTKGSVRFYEEKENFTIVKLIISYELPKALARFMKEDILGKLVTNELQNNLDNFKELVESGHGKL, encoded by the coding sequence ATGGGACAATGGCTTGAACATACTGTATTTAGTGAAATAACTGCTCCTGTTGAGCAGGTTTGGCAAGTATGGAGTGATCTTGAAGCAATGCCCCTTTGGATGACATGGATCGAATCAGTTAAGACTATTGAAAATGAAACTACAACACTTCCAGATCTAACTGAATGGACATTAGCTGCTAATGGATTTCGCTTTAAATGGCAAGCTAAAATCAATGAAAGAATTGACAAGCAAAAATTAGAATGGTCATCTATTGGAGGTTTACCAACAAAAGGATCTGTAAGATTTTATGAAGAGAAAGAAAACTTCACCATTGTAAAGCTAATTATTTCCTATGAGTTACCTAAGGCATTAGCTAGATTTATGAAAGAAGATATTTTAGGAAAGCTAGTAACGAATGAATTACAAAATAATCTAGATAACTTCAAAGAGCTTGTAGAGAGTGGACATGGAAAATTATAA
- a CDS encoding NAD(P)H-quinone oxidoreductase subunit O: MSVTPSPIETNAPKPLKKGSLVRVNPEAYKNSLESLASDQSSPEYIFEGPGELVAIKQDYGQVRWRRPVPDVWLRLDQLQAWTEGS, encoded by the coding sequence ATGTCTGTAACCCCTTCTCCTATAGAAACTAATGCTCCCAAACCTTTAAAGAAAGGATCCTTGGTGCGTGTTAACCCTGAGGCATATAAGAATAGCCTTGAATCTTTAGCAAGCGATCAATCCTCTCCTGAATATATTTTCGAAGGTCCTGGAGAACTTGTAGCTATTAAACAAGACTATGGACAAGTACGCTGGAGAAGACCAGTACCTGATGTTTGGTTAAGGCTTGACCAATTACAAGCATGGACAGAAGGAAGTTAA
- a CDS encoding ABC transporter ATP-binding protein: MGGNPKEILSSQSSTNSLTLNNISYSWKAGTKALDNCSFSIPTPGLWMLVGANGSGKSTLFRLISGLIAPQSGQIICSLKPALMLQNPDHQLLLPSCASDLLLSLPPELNTQQRNERIAFHLRQVGLSDMEDRPIHTLSGGQKQRLALAGALASEANLLLLDEPTALLDKSSQKSILDILRRISRKSLKDPITALWITHRLEELTYCDGAAIMEQGRLGQWFSGAEVIEKLK; encoded by the coding sequence ATGGGTGGAAATCCAAAAGAAATTTTGAGTTCTCAAAGTAGCACCAATAGTCTCACTCTCAACAATATTTCTTATTCTTGGAAGGCTGGGACTAAGGCTTTAGATAATTGTAGTTTTTCAATTCCAACCCCTGGGCTATGGATGCTAGTGGGTGCTAATGGTAGCGGAAAAAGTACATTATTTCGTCTTATTAGTGGATTGATTGCTCCACAAAGTGGACAAATTATTTGTTCATTAAAACCTGCTTTGATGTTGCAAAACCCAGATCATCAATTGCTTCTGCCTAGTTGCGCTAGTGATTTATTGTTAAGTCTTCCACCAGAGTTGAATACTCAGCAACGAAATGAACGCATAGCTTTTCATCTCAGGCAAGTTGGATTGTCAGATATGGAAGATAGGCCTATTCACACCCTTAGCGGTGGGCAGAAGCAACGTCTTGCTCTTGCCGGGGCTTTAGCAAGTGAGGCAAATTTATTGTTACTAGATGAACCTACTGCTTTATTAGATAAATCTAGTCAAAAATCTATTTTAGATATCTTAAGAAGAATTTCTAGAAAATCTTTAAAAGATCCAATTACAGCTCTTTGGATCACTCATCGTCTTGAAGAGCTTACATATTGTGATGGTGCTGCAATAATGGAACAAGGGCGGTTGGGACAATGGTTTTCAGGAGCTGAAGTAATCGAGAAATTAAAGTAA
- a CDS encoding lipid-A-disaccharide synthase-related protein, whose product MARLLLISNGHGEDFSGALLAVELKQLGHNVDAFPLVGKGNAYKKAGIKIDVRRKEFSTGGLGYTSFLGRITELLQGQHFYLLWSFIRLLVSSSKYDLLIVVGDVLPVLAAWMSCKDFVVYLVAYSSHYEGVLKLPWPAANCLRSRRCLELYTRDNLTAEDLGEQLNRSVVFFGNPFMDPVLTPKKQFPEKIFRLGVLPGSRRPELDNNLLMVLRVLKCLPKPIFANTTFSFDMALVDALSTSDLNELIASNGWHIIEHSLQSNSFTLSSGFCWLKVHRESFVELLQSSDAFLCMAGTATEQAIGLAKPVIQLPGKGPQFTSSFAEAQRRLLGPTVFCAETNITEGNNIFFDTSHLILEVCNRMTKANKLQSLCYQQAGLRLGTKGGTKRIAQSINHLIL is encoded by the coding sequence GTGGCTCGATTACTTCTTATAAGTAATGGCCATGGAGAAGATTTTTCCGGAGCATTATTAGCTGTTGAGCTTAAACAGTTAGGTCATAATGTTGACGCTTTCCCTCTGGTAGGTAAAGGTAATGCTTATAAGAAAGCCGGGATTAAAATAGACGTTAGGCGGAAAGAATTCAGCACAGGTGGATTGGGATATACAAGTTTTCTTGGTCGTATAACAGAACTTCTTCAGGGGCAACACTTCTACTTGCTATGGAGTTTTATTCGTTTGCTGGTTTCTTCATCGAAATATGACCTTTTAATTGTTGTTGGAGATGTACTGCCAGTACTTGCTGCATGGATGAGCTGTAAGGATTTTGTTGTCTACCTGGTTGCTTATTCAAGTCATTATGAGGGCGTATTAAAATTGCCATGGCCTGCTGCTAATTGCTTAAGAAGTCGGCGGTGTTTAGAGCTTTATACTCGTGACAACCTTACTGCTGAAGATCTTGGTGAGCAATTGAATCGATCCGTTGTGTTTTTTGGAAATCCATTTATGGATCCAGTCTTAACGCCTAAGAAACAATTCCCAGAAAAAATTTTTCGCTTAGGCGTATTGCCAGGCAGTCGCCGACCTGAGCTTGATAATAATTTGTTGATGGTTTTGCGAGTTTTGAAGTGTTTGCCAAAACCCATCTTTGCTAATACAACTTTTAGTTTTGATATGGCTTTAGTTGATGCTTTGAGCACTTCAGATCTTAATGAATTAATTGCTAGTAATGGTTGGCATATAATTGAGCATTCTTTGCAAAGTAATTCCTTTACTTTAAGCAGTGGCTTTTGTTGGTTAAAAGTTCATAGAGAGTCTTTTGTAGAGCTGTTGCAGAGTAGTGACGCTTTTCTTTGTATGGCTGGAACGGCAACTGAGCAGGCTATTGGTCTTGCAAAACCAGTTATTCAATTACCAGGTAAAGGGCCTCAATTTACGTCTTCATTTGCTGAAGCTCAAAGAAGATTGCTTGGTCCCACAGTGTTCTGTGCAGAGACGAACATTACTGAGGGAAATAATATCTTTTTTGACACATCACATTTAATTTTAGAGGTATGCAATCGAATGACTAAAGCCAATAAGTTACAGAGCCTTTGTTATCAACAGGCTGGCTTAAGGCTTGGGACCAAAGGAGGAACCAAGCGTATTGCCCAATCTATAAACCATCTGATTCTCTAA
- a CDS encoding uroporphyrinogen-III synthase: protein MSIDPNLPLSGKTVVLTRSQDQQAEARILFEEQGAKVLDMPALVIGPPDDWTLLDKALLDLNNFDWIIFSSANGVKAVDERMKFAGSSLSNKPKNLNIAAMGRKTAEKLKLLNLIPDFVPPEFIADSFLKHFPLSRTSLRVLIPRVQTGGRTLLAETLSDAGASVMEVPAYESTCPKNIPIETVNAINNGKVDLIVFSSAKTAFHTSKLLQKFFGHKWKEILLEVKIISIGPQTSINCKKYFDRLDGEAIKHDLNGLVQACIQSIKV, encoded by the coding sequence ATGAGTATTGATCCAAATTTGCCTTTAAGTGGGAAAACAGTAGTTCTTACAAGGTCCCAAGATCAGCAAGCAGAAGCTCGTATTCTCTTTGAGGAGCAAGGGGCTAAAGTCTTAGATATGCCAGCACTGGTAATTGGTCCTCCGGATGACTGGACTCTTTTGGATAAAGCTTTATTAGATTTGAATAATTTTGATTGGATTATTTTTTCAAGTGCTAATGGCGTTAAAGCAGTTGATGAAAGAATGAAATTCGCTGGTTCCTCTTTATCGAATAAGCCAAAGAATTTGAACATTGCTGCAATGGGAAGAAAAACGGCTGAAAAATTGAAATTACTAAATCTGATTCCTGATTTTGTACCACCAGAATTTATTGCTGATAGCTTTCTTAAGCACTTTCCTCTTTCCAGAACATCTTTGAGAGTTTTGATTCCCAGAGTTCAAACGGGGGGTAGAACACTTTTAGCTGAAACTCTTAGTGATGCAGGTGCTTCTGTGATGGAAGTACCTGCTTATGAATCAACTTGTCCAAAAAATATTCCAATAGAAACTGTTAATGCAATAAACAATGGGAAAGTAGATTTAATTGTATTTAGTAGTGCTAAAACTGCATTCCATACTTCTAAATTGCTACAGAAATTCTTTGGCCATAAATGGAAGGAAATATTATTAGAAGTGAAGATTATTTCAATAGGACCACAGACTAGTATTAATTGTAAAAAATATTTTGATCGCTTAGATGGAGAGGCAATAAAACATGATTTAAATGGCTTAGTTCAGGCGTGTATTCAATCTATTAAAGTTTAG
- a CDS encoding J domain-containing protein has product MKEDPYKILGVSENAPFSEIKAAYRNLAKKYHPDAGGDEEKILALNAAWESLRDSTNREAYQKQRTSSRKSTNSFKTSKAESSQQDQAISQWIKIVYTPVDRLMGEILKPFPQQLKELSADPYDDELMETFCEYINKSQKKIKKAQELYQTIPTPNYAKNFSLNLYHCFSQIQDGINELDRYTAGYVENYLHDGSEMLRKATAQRLLLKKDKHHLAAF; this is encoded by the coding sequence ATGAAAGAAGACCCATATAAAATATTAGGAGTTTCTGAAAATGCTCCTTTTTCAGAAATAAAAGCTGCATATAGAAATTTAGCTAAAAAATATCATCCAGATGCTGGTGGTGACGAAGAAAAAATTCTCGCATTAAATGCAGCTTGGGAAAGCTTAAGAGATTCAACTAATCGAGAAGCTTATCAGAAACAAAGAACAAGTTCTAGAAAATCTACTAACAGTTTTAAAACCTCTAAAGCCGAAAGTTCTCAACAGGATCAAGCAATATCTCAATGGATAAAAATTGTTTATACTCCTGTAGATAGATTAATGGGAGAAATACTAAAGCCTTTCCCTCAACAGCTGAAAGAGCTTTCAGCTGATCCATATGACGATGAACTTATGGAAACTTTCTGTGAATATATAAATAAAAGTCAGAAAAAGATAAAAAAAGCGCAAGAGCTATATCAAACAATTCCCACTCCTAATTACGCAAAAAACTTTAGTTTAAATCTTTATCACTGCTTTTCACAAATACAAGATGGAATCAATGAATTAGATAGATATACAGCGGGATATGTAGAAAACTATCTTCACGATGGCAGTGAAATGCTTCGCAAAGCAACTGCGCAACGTTTACTTTTAAAAAAAGACAAGCATCACTTAGCAGCTTTCTAA
- a CDS encoding glycoside hydrolase family 3 protein translates to MSSPLRKDLRQKVAQLVVVRASGHALDSQRKYPSWELSNSELKTLLEEGVGGVILHGGTVHEIKDRCNKLSTWSNQPILLCADVEEGVGQRFEGGSWMPPPMALGLRYLKNPKEALLLAQEYGKCIGAQARRCGLNWVLAPVCDVNSDPLNPVINMRAWGCNPNTVSALVCAFHRGLVSEGVLSCAKHFPGHGHTQVDSHLELPIVESDIARLEEIELIPFKALIEQGVNSVMSAHILFQAIDPTSLATFSEKILSGLLRDEIGFEGMVVTDALVMQAISHRYGSGEAAVMAFEAGADLILMPLEPVQAIDAIVEALLSGRIPFEKLEYSLERRNREMSKLNIISKNSIEEDYSFQIGEEFEQSKELSLVDNIIDISIETRNDSNFQYSPDLVNLIRIDDLLPCPYLSSSSPALRIPSQFGCKNVIYHPLGVSPWQDKPMEPLEIDRFNQGPFLLQLFVRGNPFRGNKDANEPWVEVVEQLQQKNILSGLVVYGSFYFWEKLLVVLKSSIPAAYSPGQMQAAQQKILDFLFKANKNQFTEKNNRVEFTN, encoded by the coding sequence TTGTCTTCCCCACTTCGAAAAGATCTTCGTCAAAAGGTTGCTCAGCTTGTAGTTGTAAGAGCTAGTGGTCATGCACTCGATTCTCAAAGGAAATATCCCTCATGGGAACTATCGAATTCAGAACTAAAAACGCTTTTGGAAGAAGGAGTGGGCGGAGTAATCTTGCATGGGGGAACTGTTCATGAAATCAAAGATAGATGCAATAAACTCAGCACTTGGTCTAATCAACCAATTCTTCTATGTGCAGATGTTGAAGAAGGAGTAGGCCAAAGATTTGAAGGCGGTTCGTGGATGCCACCTCCTATGGCTTTAGGTCTTAGATACTTGAAAAACCCTAAAGAGGCTCTTTTATTAGCTCAAGAATACGGCAAATGTATTGGGGCTCAGGCTCGTCGATGTGGATTGAATTGGGTGTTGGCACCAGTGTGTGATGTAAATAGCGATCCTTTGAATCCTGTAATTAATATGCGGGCTTGGGGATGTAACCCTAATACTGTGTCTGCCCTTGTATGCGCTTTTCATAGAGGCCTTGTATCTGAAGGAGTCCTCAGTTGTGCAAAACACTTCCCTGGGCATGGTCATACCCAAGTGGATTCTCATTTGGAATTACCAATTGTTGAAAGTGATATTGCCCGATTAGAGGAAATAGAACTAATCCCTTTTAAGGCTCTTATCGAGCAAGGAGTAAATAGCGTTATGTCTGCTCATATACTTTTTCAAGCGATTGATCCTACTTCTTTAGCGACGTTTTCAGAAAAGATATTAAGCGGTCTCCTTAGAGATGAAATTGGCTTTGAGGGCATGGTTGTTACTGATGCTTTGGTAATGCAAGCGATTAGTCATAGATATGGCAGTGGAGAAGCAGCGGTAATGGCTTTCGAAGCAGGTGCAGATTTGATTCTTATGCCTTTGGAGCCTGTTCAAGCTATTGATGCAATTGTTGAAGCCCTCCTTTCTGGGAGGATCCCTTTTGAAAAACTTGAATATTCTTTAGAGCGAAGGAATCGAGAAATGTCAAAGTTAAATATAATAAGTAAGAACTCTATTGAGGAGGATTATTCTTTTCAGATAGGAGAAGAATTTGAGCAATCAAAAGAACTCTCTTTAGTTGATAATATAATTGATATTTCTATAGAAACTAGAAATGATTCAAATTTTCAATATTCTCCAGATTTAGTTAATTTAATTAGAATAGATGATCTTTTACCATGCCCATATCTATCTAGCTCGTCACCGGCTTTGCGGATTCCATCACAATTTGGATGTAAAAATGTTATTTATCATCCCTTGGGAGTTAGCCCTTGGCAAGATAAACCAATGGAGCCATTAGAAATAGACCGTTTTAATCAAGGACCTTTTTTACTTCAATTATTTGTTCGCGGGAACCCTTTTAGAGGTAATAAAGATGCTAATGAGCCTTGGGTAGAAGTTGTTGAACAGTTGCAGCAAAAAAATATTCTTAGTGGTTTAGTTGTATATGGCAGCTTTTATTTCTGGGAAAAGTTATTAGTTGTTTTAAAGTCTTCTATACCAGCTGCGTATAGCCCTGGACAGATGCAAGCAGCGCAGCAAAAAATTCTTGATTTTCTTTTTAAAGCTAATAAGAATCAATTTACTGAAAAAAATAATCGTGTAGAGTTTACAAATTAA
- a CDS encoding HesB/IscA family protein — MSGSSLPNTETHTANDGKGILITQAAMVQLARLCQEKGSDQLLRVGVRSGGCSGMSYTMDFVNSDAIEQEDEVYEYQPFDGTAFRVICDPKSLLYIYGMQLDFSNELIGGGFNFTNPNATQTCGCGSSFAV, encoded by the coding sequence ATGAGTGGTTCTTCCTTGCCAAATACCGAAACTCATACAGCAAATGATGGCAAAGGTATTTTAATTACCCAAGCTGCAATGGTTCAGTTGGCGCGACTTTGCCAAGAAAAAGGGTCTGACCAGTTGCTTCGTGTTGGAGTCCGTTCAGGTGGATGTAGTGGGATGAGTTACACGATGGATTTTGTAAATTCAGATGCTATAGAGCAAGAGGACGAAGTTTATGAATATCAACCATTTGATGGAACTGCATTTCGAGTGATTTGTGATCCCAAAAGTCTTTTATATATTTATGGAATGCAATTAGATTTCAGTAATGAATTAATAGGTGGTGGGTTTAATTTCACTAACCCAAATGCCACACAAACTTGTGGGTGTGGTAGCTCTTTCGCAGTTTAG
- a CDS encoding TIGR01777 family oxidoreductase, whose product MRLLLLGCTGFIGSELVPRLANSGHQLTVVSRKSKRNIQQKRNLNEVNYLNANPASAKSWQEDSPLMKALENSEGVINLVGEPIANKRWTPKHCKEIESSRLRTTEYLVKAISKLKKPLKVMLNSSAIGFYGTSQTDVFNENSPAGQDFLAKLCSQWEAIASTKPTRTRLVIIRTGIVLEKDGGALGKMLPIFRAGFGGPIGNGLQWMSWIHRTDLCQILENALTNNSWSGIFNGVSPNPVSMGQFTNLLGKTLNRPNLLPVPGPILKILLGDGAKVVLEGQQVVSNRLAQVNFKFRYPELTNALKAITHSY is encoded by the coding sequence ATGCGTTTACTTCTTCTTGGTTGTACAGGGTTTATTGGTTCTGAATTAGTTCCCAGACTAGCTAATTCCGGTCATCAGCTCACAGTTGTGAGTCGCAAAAGCAAGCGAAATATTCAACAAAAAAGAAATCTCAATGAAGTTAATTATTTAAATGCAAATCCTGCAAGTGCGAAAAGTTGGCAGGAAGACAGTCCGCTAATGAAGGCACTCGAAAATTCTGAAGGGGTAATTAATTTAGTTGGCGAACCAATCGCAAACAAACGTTGGACCCCCAAGCATTGCAAAGAGATAGAAAGCAGTCGCCTTAGGACAACAGAATATCTTGTGAAAGCAATTTCCAAGTTGAAAAAGCCACTAAAAGTAATGCTCAATAGCTCAGCAATAGGGTTTTATGGAACCAGTCAGACTGATGTTTTCAATGAAAACAGTCCAGCAGGACAAGATTTTTTAGCAAAACTGTGCTCCCAATGGGAAGCTATAGCATCAACTAAACCTACAAGGACAAGATTGGTAATAATCAGAACAGGAATTGTACTAGAAAAAGATGGTGGGGCATTAGGCAAAATGCTTCCTATTTTTCGAGCAGGATTTGGAGGTCCTATAGGTAATGGCCTCCAATGGATGAGTTGGATACACAGAACTGATCTATGTCAAATACTAGAAAATGCGCTTACAAACAACAGTTGGTCAGGGATCTTCAATGGAGTGAGTCCAAACCCTGTGTCTATGGGGCAGTTCACTAATCTTTTGGGAAAAACTCTTAATCGACCAAATCTCTTACCTGTTCCAGGCCCAATATTAAAAATATTGTTGGGCGATGGTGCCAAGGTTGTTCTTGAGGGACAACAAGTAGTTTCTAACAGACTGGCTCAGGTTAACTTTAAATTCAGATACCCTGAGTTAACTAATGCTTTAAAAGCGATTACTCACTCCTATTAA
- the cysK gene encoding cysteine synthase A, translating to MPIANDITSLVGQTPLVRLNRLPKAFGCKAEVLAKLESFNPTASVKDRIAGAMVVEAEKQGTIKPGETVLIEPTSGNTGIALAMVAAAKGYRLILTMPDTMSTERRSMLRAYGAELQLTPGKDGIQGAINLAKELVASISHSYLLQQFDNPANPQIHEATTAEEIWSDCEGKLDGLIAGIGTGGTITGCARVLKARNPALKIYAIEPSSSAVLSGKEPGPHSIQGIGAGFIPKVLDISLIDEVIEINDQEAMEAGRKLAKEEGLLSGISSGAALAAALKIGKRPEMENKRLVVVFPSFGERYLSTSMFNNLSTSQPKKDGYI from the coding sequence ATGCCAATAGCAAATGACATAACAAGCTTAGTGGGGCAAACACCACTAGTAAGACTAAATCGCCTCCCAAAAGCGTTTGGATGTAAAGCGGAGGTATTAGCAAAACTTGAAAGTTTTAATCCCACAGCATCTGTAAAAGACCGTATAGCAGGCGCCATGGTGGTTGAAGCTGAAAAACAAGGAACTATTAAACCTGGTGAAACTGTCTTAATAGAACCAACAAGTGGTAATACAGGAATCGCTCTCGCAATGGTTGCAGCAGCGAAAGGCTATCGATTAATTCTTACAATGCCTGACACGATGAGTACCGAAAGGAGGTCAATGCTTCGAGCTTATGGAGCAGAACTTCAACTAACCCCAGGGAAAGATGGAATACAAGGGGCTATCAACTTGGCCAAAGAATTAGTAGCTTCAATTTCGCATTCTTACCTATTACAACAATTTGATAATCCAGCTAATCCGCAGATTCATGAAGCGACAACCGCTGAAGAAATTTGGTCAGATTGCGAAGGAAAACTTGATGGCTTAATAGCTGGAATAGGCACTGGCGGAACAATTACTGGTTGCGCAAGAGTTCTAAAAGCTCGTAATCCTGCGCTAAAGATTTATGCAATTGAGCCCTCATCAAGTGCAGTACTTTCAGGGAAAGAGCCTGGCCCTCATAGCATTCAAGGAATCGGTGCTGGTTTTATTCCAAAAGTACTTGATATATCACTAATTGATGAAGTAATAGAGATTAATGATCAAGAAGCAATGGAAGCTGGGAGGAAACTTGCAAAAGAAGAAGGTCTCCTTAGCGGAATTAGTAGTGGCGCAGCTCTAGCGGCTGCTCTAAAAATAGGGAAAAGGCCCGAAATGGAAAATAAAAGGTTAGTGGTTGTTTTTCCTAGTTTTGGCGAGAGATATTTATCTACTTCTATGTTTAACAATCTTTCAACCAGCCAACCAAAGAAAGATGGATACATTTAG
- the zds gene encoding 9,9'-di-cis-zeta-carotene desaturase yields the protein MQVAIVGAGLAGLSAAVDLVDAGHKVDLYEARPFLGGKVGSWEDNEGNHIEMGLHVFFFNYANLFALMDKVGAIDNLLAKEHTHLFVNKGGDVKSLDFRFAIGAPFNGLKAFFTTPQLNWVDKLRNALALGTSPIVQGLIDYDGAMKTIRALDSISFQKWFLSHGGSLNSIKRMWNPIAYALGFIDCEAISARCMLTIFMMFAAKTEASKLNLLKGSPHKWLTKPILEYIEARGGRLHLRHKVKELRFKSIDNPEVTEMIMNSPEGEKVIKADKYLAACDVPGIQNLLPKEWRIFPEFAAIDKLEAVPVATVQLRYDGWVTELKNQAAQKDLETPSGLDNLLYTADADFSCFADLALTSPEDYQKKGLGSLLQCVLTPGDPWIPKSTEEIVAHTDLQVRDLFPSAKNLKLIWSNVVKLTQSLYREAPGMEPFRPNQSTPVSNFFLAGSFTQQDYIDSMEGATMSGHLAASAMLNKAIKLEKNSSVN from the coding sequence ATGCAAGTTGCGATAGTTGGCGCTGGACTCGCAGGACTTTCAGCAGCAGTAGATCTTGTAGATGCTGGCCATAAAGTCGATCTCTATGAAGCTAGACCCTTCTTAGGAGGGAAGGTTGGCAGCTGGGAAGACAATGAGGGTAATCATATTGAAATGGGTCTTCATGTCTTTTTCTTTAATTACGCAAACCTTTTTGCTCTAATGGACAAAGTAGGGGCAATTGATAATCTTTTAGCAAAAGAGCACACCCATTTATTTGTTAACAAAGGAGGAGATGTAAAATCTCTAGATTTTCGATTTGCTATTGGAGCTCCATTTAATGGATTAAAAGCTTTCTTCACTACTCCACAACTTAATTGGGTAGATAAATTGAGAAATGCTTTAGCACTAGGCACAAGCCCTATTGTTCAAGGTTTAATTGATTATGATGGAGCAATGAAAACAATTCGTGCTCTAGATAGCATTAGTTTTCAAAAATGGTTTTTAAGTCATGGTGGAAGCCTGAATAGCATCAAAAGGATGTGGAACCCCATAGCTTATGCACTAGGCTTTATTGATTGTGAAGCAATCTCTGCAAGATGCATGCTCACAATATTTATGATGTTTGCAGCAAAAACCGAAGCTTCCAAATTAAATCTTCTCAAAGGCTCTCCGCACAAATGGCTAACCAAGCCAATTCTTGAATATATCGAAGCAAGAGGAGGGCGCCTCCATTTGAGGCACAAAGTTAAAGAGCTTCGGTTTAAAAGTATTGATAATCCCGAGGTCACTGAAATGATTATGAATTCACCTGAAGGAGAAAAAGTAATTAAAGCTGACAAATATCTTGCTGCATGTGATGTACCTGGTATTCAAAATTTACTTCCCAAAGAATGGCGGATTTTCCCTGAATTTGCTGCTATCGACAAATTGGAAGCAGTCCCGGTAGCAACAGTTCAACTCAGATATGACGGATGGGTCACTGAACTAAAAAATCAAGCTGCTCAAAAAGATCTCGAAACTCCTTCTGGCCTAGATAACCTTTTATATACAGCAGATGCAGATTTCAGCTGTTTTGCAGATCTAGCTCTAACAAGTCCAGAAGATTATCAAAAAAAAGGACTTGGATCTCTACTTCAATGCGTTCTCACTCCAGGAGATCCTTGGATTCCCAAATCTACAGAAGAAATTGTTGCTCACACAGATTTGCAAGTTAGAGATCTTTTCCCATCAGCAAAAAATCTCAAATTAATTTGGAGTAATGTTGTCAAACTAACTCAATCTTTATATCGTGAAGCTCCGGGAATGGAACCATTTCGACCTAATCAATCTACCCCTGTAAGCAACTTCTTCTTAGCAGGAAGTTTTACACAGCAAGATTATATAGACTCAATGGAAGGGGCAACAATGAGCGGACATCTAGCCGCTTCTGCAATGCTTAACAAAGCAATCAAACTAGAAAAGAATTCATCTGTTAATTAA